One part of the Mesomycoplasma conjunctivae genome encodes these proteins:
- a CDS encoding P97 family adhesin — MKQKKQARGKKSILITSILTFLITGSILGGSIGIAYGLAYKKNNDYQKNIDFLNSTLEKIRNVSFHSSKITPFSNYASLKQEWNEINDLKQASQFFNLQILKSNQLVNFEIPKEIQLTYTKVEPNDDKQHFDVEFYLSIFNGSKEIKTKIQKISVAIDASSAFFLSNFVEATQIALASIQPYQKSSDNASQNVAAEILANDFATFVNDPKTVTSDDAIEKINTYFNLKNILNSALKNSNFAIKYKGKFIHPYQIELLQIGKSDDKNIWVETNEENADIFNVFAKISFSEQAKSELPQTFDTNLTKTISFRLLDNKTRKPAFISTQEFISKVTINSPTKEQYYLAKTTQNGQAAQTLQAAGNSAPTDQTTDAATEDQKVDILDKDILDVYKLIKYDKGILNSPEKAKKHLLSFLNQPLEIDFSQQPFLAPQVRKRFDYYLLPNDIRIGTDEESSFIKVPLKITYKTDPRVPEKLVEIFIRHFKNSDSLLNGQSIEKNKNLIPQISYQRETQNSDTSVVLKAREAVAKAEILSLLETKKNDQLFQLITDRNKFNYKFSELELLNAWISNYQLPSINDFLKQTLLPTLQADGSLTKPLFRTDKEFSQFSQKIIALGQEVAKLYLDHILVLLDLKKASENTDAKTSESEVQQNSQTNSQQPSNSTGSSTDKTLKEKLIEGIRKLEDTFSLSSLDPLITYISSQDSISSIDDFTKIFFTVYGESDKNSHSVDLFDNFAQGLKYQIQFYNLDETQELDNSSGSSSNASQNPAPSTPAVPAPTPAPAPAAPAPSPAAPASSSTPTTSSTNEIIKIGYYFVFFNSDNSKIAFQTKPQKLELQVSSLNRQNLEKQNLANSVVLNFPSFAKQLETKLTLEKFKEKFDSTKKDDAKEVATLFKEVFGLREFMSVYPLLKGFALTYPENGHSTNALNQNQIRFEVVSVSEEDYKQIIDINRAPTVQSAGGGGAGASSSTSAQQPNQGAGGTAAPGASGGQTQASGAPAATQPSTTSSPSDASSTSIKGIFPLIFTVQVAPDPVKVTRTK, encoded by the coding sequence ATGAAACAAAAAAAACAAGCTAGAGGTAAAAAAAGTATCTTAATAACCTCGATATTAACTTTTTTAATTACAGGTTCAATTTTAGGTGGTTCTATTGGAATTGCTTATGGGTTAGCATACAAAAAAAATAATGATTACCAAAAAAACATTGATTTTCTCAACTCAACATTAGAAAAAATTCGCAATGTCAGCTTTCATTCAAGTAAAATAACTCCTTTTTCTAATTACGCTTCATTAAAACAAGAGTGAAATGAAATTAATGATTTAAAACAAGCAAGTCAATTTTTTAATTTGCAAATCCTAAAATCAAATCAATTAGTAAATTTTGAAATTCCAAAAGAAATCCAACTTACATATACCAAAGTGGAGCCAAATGATGATAAACAGCACTTTGATGTTGAATTTTATTTAAGCATTTTTAATGGCAGCAAAGAAATTAAAACTAAAATTCAAAAAATAAGTGTTGCAATTGATGCAAGTTCTGCTTTTTTTCTTTCCAATTTTGTTGAGGCAACTCAAATTGCATTAGCTTCTATTCAACCTTATCAAAAATCAAGTGATAATGCTAGTCAAAATGTAGCAGCAGAAATTTTAGCAAACGATTTTGCAACTTTTGTTAATGACCCAAAAACAGTAACATCTGATGATGCAATTGAGAAAATTAATACCTATTTTAACTTAAAAAATATTTTAAATAGTGCACTTAAAAATAGCAACTTTGCTATCAAATACAAAGGAAAATTTATTCATCCATACCAAATTGAGTTATTACAAATAGGTAAATCTGATGATAAGAATATTTGAGTAGAAACTAATGAAGAAAATGCTGATATTTTCAATGTTTTTGCTAAAATTTCCTTTAGTGAACAAGCTAAGAGTGAATTACCACAAACTTTTGATACTAATTTAACCAAAACTATTAGTTTCCGCCTTTTAGACAACAAAACTAGAAAACCAGCTTTTATTAGTACACAAGAATTTATTAGCAAAGTAACCATTAATTCTCCAACTAAAGAGCAATATTACTTAGCAAAAACTACTCAAAATGGTCAAGCAGCACAAACTTTGCAAGCCGCTGGTAATTCAGCTCCAACTGATCAGACTACAGATGCAGCAACTGAAGATCAAAAAGTTGATATTTTAGATAAAGATATTCTAGATGTTTATAAATTAATAAAATATGATAAAGGTATCCTCAACTCTCCTGAAAAAGCTAAAAAACATTTATTATCTTTTTTAAATCAACCTTTAGAAATTGATTTTAGTCAACAACCATTTTTAGCTCCACAAGTTCGTAAACGTTTTGACTACTATTTGTTACCAAATGATATTAGAATAGGCACAGATGAAGAATCATCTTTTATCAAAGTACCTTTAAAAATTACTTATAAAACAGATCCAAGAGTACCAGAAAAATTAGTTGAAATATTTATTAGACATTTCAAAAATTCTGATTCACTTCTCAATGGTCAATCTATTGAAAAAAACAAAAATTTAATTCCCCAAATTAGTTATCAAAGAGAAACTCAAAATTCAGATACCTCAGTTGTCTTAAAAGCAAGAGAAGCAGTTGCAAAAGCAGAAATATTATCATTATTAGAAACTAAGAAAAATGATCAACTTTTTCAATTAATCACTGATAGAAACAAATTCAACTATAAATTTAGTGAACTTGAACTTTTAAATGCTTGAATTTCAAACTATCAATTACCAAGCATCAATGATTTTCTAAAACAAACTCTTCTACCAACTTTACAAGCTGATGGTAGTTTAACTAAACCACTTTTTAGAACTGATAAAGAATTTAGTCAATTTAGCCAAAAAATTATTGCACTAGGGCAAGAAGTTGCAAAACTTTATTTAGATCATATTTTGGTACTTTTAGATTTGAAAAAAGCTTCTGAGAATACTGATGCAAAAACTAGTGAATCTGAAGTTCAACAAAATAGTCAAACTAACTCACAACAGCCTTCTAATTCAACTGGATCAAGTACAGATAAAACTTTAAAAGAGAAGTTAATTGAAGGGATTAGAAAGCTTGAAGATACTTTTTCACTCTCAAGTTTAGACCCTCTGATTACTTATATTTCATCTCAAGATAGCATTTCATCTATTGATGATTTTACAAAAATCTTTTTTACAGTTTATGGTGAGAGTGACAAAAATAGTCATTCTGTAGATTTGTTTGATAATTTTGCTCAAGGTCTAAAATATCAAATTCAATTTTATAATTTAGATGAAACACAAGAATTAGATAACTCCAGTGGAAGTAGCAGCAATGCTAGTCAAAATCCTGCACCTAGTACACCTGCAGTTCCAGCTCCAACTCCAGCTCCAGCTCCAGCTGCTCCTGCTCCTTCTCCAGCTGCTCCCGCTTCAAGTAGTACCCCTACAACTTCTTCAACTAATGAGATAATCAAAATAGGTTATTATTTTGTTTTCTTTAACAGCGATAATAGTAAAATTGCTTTCCAAACTAAGCCACAAAAGCTTGAATTACAAGTATCTTCATTAAATCGTCAAAATTTAGAAAAGCAAAATTTAGCAAACAGTGTTGTGCTTAATTTTCCTTCATTTGCAAAGCAATTAGAAACAAAATTAACACTTGAGAAATTTAAGGAAAAATTCGATTCTACTAAAAAAGATGATGCCAAAGAAGTTGCTACATTGTTCAAAGAAGTTTTTGGACTTAGAGAATTTATGAGTGTCTACCCACTATTAAAAGGATTTGCACTAACTTATCCAGAAAATGGTCACTCAACTAATGCTTTAAATCAAAATCAAATTAGATTTGAGGTAGTTTCTGTCAGCGAAGAAGATTATAAACAAATTATAGATATTAATAGAGCACCAACTGTTCAGTCAGCTGGGGGTGGAGGTGCCGGAGCTTCAAGTTCAACTTCTGCTCAACAACCTAATCAAGGAGCAGGAGGTACTGCAGCTCCAGGGGCTTCAGGTGGACAAACTCAGGCTTCAGGGGCTCCAGCAGCAACTCAACCTTCAACAACTAGTTCTCCAAGCGATGCTTCTTCAACATCAATCAAAGGTATTTTCCCATTAATTTTTACAGTTCAAGTTGCTCCAGATCCTGTAAAAGTTACAAGAACAAAATAA
- a CDS encoding NAD(P)/FAD-dependent oxidoreductase translates to MKTIYDVIIIGAGPAGLTTALYASRGNLKVLILEKLAPGGKLVSQSKIENWPGDESIGGADLAVRMYKHALKFGTTHLYGDVTKVESKGEFEHLVYTSDEKVYYAKSVVVATGMVERKPADIKNYFDFEGRGVSYCVVCDGPFYKGKPSVIIGGGNSAVEEGTFLASIASEVHILVRDAQFIAEPMLVDELMTKENVKVYFETKALELKGEDELQEIVVEQKGEVFSIPTASLFPYIGFLPATKFLESQKHILNSQGFLMVDKFNETAQKGIYGVGDVVAKDIRQIVTAANDGAIVGKILTNRIK, encoded by the coding sequence ATGAAGACAATTTATGATGTTATTATTATTGGTGCAGGCCCTGCTGGGCTTACAACTGCGCTTTATGCTTCAAGAGGTAATTTAAAAGTTTTAATTTTAGAAAAACTAGCCCCTGGTGGAAAATTAGTGAGTCAATCAAAAATTGAAAACTGGCCAGGAGATGAGAGCATTGGTGGTGCTGATTTAGCAGTTAGAATGTACAAACATGCTTTAAAATTTGGTACTACTCATTTGTATGGAGATGTAACAAAAGTCGAATCTAAAGGTGAATTTGAACATCTAGTTTACACAAGTGATGAAAAAGTTTATTATGCAAAATCAGTAGTTGTTGCAACTGGTATGGTTGAGAGAAAACCAGCTGATATTAAAAATTACTTTGATTTTGAAGGTAGAGGTGTTTCCTACTGTGTAGTTTGTGATGGTCCTTTTTATAAAGGAAAACCTTCAGTTATTATCGGTGGTGGAAACTCCGCTGTTGAAGAGGGAACCTTCTTGGCTTCCATTGCTTCAGAAGTTCATATTTTAGTAAGAGATGCTCAATTTATTGCCGAGCCAATGTTAGTTGATGAATTAATGACTAAAGAGAATGTCAAAGTTTATTTTGAAACAAAAGCACTTGAATTAAAAGGTGAAGATGAACTACAAGAAATCGTAGTTGAGCAAAAAGGAGAAGTTTTTTCTATTCCAACAGCTTCACTTTTTCCTTACATTGGGTTTTTGCCAGCAACTAAATTTTTAGAATCACAAAAGCATATTCTCAATTCTCAAGGTTTTTTGATGGTTGATAAATTCAACGAAACTGCTCAAAAAGGAATTTATGGAGTTGGGGACGTAGTTGCAAAAGACATTCGCCAAATAGTAACTGCTGCTAATGATGGTGCAATTGTTGGTAAAATTCTTACTAATAGAATAAAATAG
- a CDS encoding prolipoprotein diacylglyceryl transferase has translation METSIPKDLIGVRPFNEGESYWIIKDIIPIYAFTIVLGMLASIITIFFFWKREKYNMDYLFWLIVITIPSSIVGARFGFILERLVVGDFSILKTWWNIRSGGMSIQWGVIFPTVGNLIYAYFKQREFDWRKAFSFILPAVLIGQAIGRWGNFTNHEVYGKLDPTGASVDWLGSFIRQNMFIRDSFAPNGQLRVPLFFYEFLTSIFGYIVIVWVLNLFSWLKPGSTGALYIVYYGVVRASMEYLRQEAYLYYFIIAILMIIMGIILFIRFEFFPDYHLYINLKKKEFKLNKIARYTKSKEVFLGISWYRWTRNPEAIIEPKAKQSRNQKQAVTN, from the coding sequence ATGGAAACTTCAATACCAAAAGATTTAATAGGAGTGCGACCTTTTAATGAGGGTGAGAGTTACTGAATAATTAAAGATATAATTCCCATTTATGCCTTTACGATTGTTTTAGGAATGTTAGCTTCAATAATCACAATTTTTTTCTTTTGAAAAAGAGAAAAATACAATATGGATTATTTGTTTTGACTAATTGTAATTACTATTCCAAGCTCAATTGTTGGAGCGCGTTTTGGCTTTATTTTAGAACGTTTAGTCGTTGGTGATTTTAGTATTTTAAAGACTTGATGAAATATCCGTAGTGGTGGAATGTCAATTCAATGAGGAGTTATTTTTCCAACAGTTGGTAATTTAATTTATGCTTATTTCAAACAGCGAGAATTTGATTGGCGGAAAGCATTTAGCTTCATTTTACCAGCTGTTTTGATTGGACAAGCAATTGGGCGATGAGGTAATTTTACCAATCACGAAGTTTATGGAAAATTAGATCCTACAGGAGCAAGTGTTGACTGGCTTGGAAGCTTTATTAGACAAAATATGTTTATCCGTGACTCTTTTGCACCAAATGGTCAATTAAGAGTTCCTTTATTTTTCTATGAATTTTTAACTTCCATTTTTGGTTACATTGTCATCGTTTGGGTTTTAAATCTTTTTTCTTGACTCAAGCCAGGATCTACTGGAGCACTCTATATTGTTTATTATGGGGTAGTTCGAGCATCAATGGAATATTTACGTCAAGAAGCCTATCTTTACTATTTTATCATTGCAATTTTAATGATTATTATGGGAATTATTTTGTTTATCCGTTTTGAATTCTTCCCAGATTATCACTTATATATAAATTTAAAAAAGAAAGAATTTAAACTAAATAAAATTGCTCGCTATACTAAATCAAAAGAAGTTTTTTTAGGTATTTCATGATATCGTTGAACTCGCAATCCCGAAGCTATTATAGAACCAAAAGCTAAACAAAGTAGAAATCAAAAACAAGCTGTTACAAATTAA
- a CDS encoding MurR/RpiR family transcriptional regulator, with protein MKTTIFSQKQIESLTTAERQIIDLSLKNPVFFYNASIKELAKKSNVSMSVISLLTKKLGFDSLKNMQFYVYHHYLNSKNILLDSNSENSKILDQLHFYYRDSITKTAHLIDLNSISKISETISNANKIFLYGAGSSSLAASELAINLQKLGLNATSFFDFHSFLLTSGQNQESTIILFSKSCKTKEIEFIIKQLGDKGENLIIITANKQVIHQEKNQVLIYQTLEQKQRFISISSKVNQYFVSDLIFFILANSMDIKYQQKYEQNYFLLNNWNKSSSN; from the coding sequence ATGAAAACAACTATTTTTTCTCAAAAACAGATTGAATCCTTGACAACAGCAGAAAGACAAATTATTGATTTAAGCTTAAAAAATCCTGTCTTTTTTTATAACGCTTCAATTAAAGAGCTAGCTAAAAAATCCAATGTTTCAATGTCGGTAATCTCATTATTAACTAAAAAATTAGGTTTTGATTCACTAAAAAATATGCAATTTTATGTCTATCACCATTATTTAAATTCAAAAAATATTCTCCTAGATTCCAATAGTGAGAATAGCAAAATTTTAGATCAACTTCACTTTTATTACAGAGATTCAATTACTAAAACTGCCCATTTAATTGATTTAAACTCAATTAGTAAAATTAGTGAGACTATTTCTAACGCAAATAAAATTTTTCTCTATGGAGCTGGCTCTTCATCACTGGCCGCAAGCGAGCTTGCTATTAATTTGCAAAAATTAGGTTTAAATGCAACAAGTTTTTTTGACTTTCATAGCTTTTTATTAACTAGCGGCCAAAATCAGGAATCTACAATTATTTTATTTTCAAAATCATGCAAAACTAAAGAAATCGAATTCATAATTAAACAACTTGGAGACAAAGGTGAAAATCTCATTATTATTACTGCTAATAAACAAGTTATTCATCAAGAAAAAAATCAAGTATTAATTTATCAAACTTTAGAACAAAAACAACGCTTTATTTCGATTTCTTCCAAAGTTAATCAATATTTTGTATCAGATTTAATTTTTTTCATTCTTGCTAATTCTATGGATATTAAATATCAACAAAAATATGAACAAAATTATTTTCTCTTAAACAATTGAAACAAGAGCTCCAGCAATTAG
- a CDS encoding cation-translocating P-type ATPase, with protein MKINYENKEDFLKSLNYKQGLTTQQVEFSKEKYGTNNLKPIKEKGIWQLIFNQLKEPLSLILIIVIIISLILNIVFNDKFKTFEEKLIAYLEPVVIFIIIIINLIFSLVQENKTKKALNAIKNLNNPNATVIRNANKINISTSEVVVGDILVINSGDVVSADGLVIDQHNLKMQESMLTGESEAVFKENFSSFDDKKAQVYSGTNVLAGQAHILVNKVGEQTEMGKIAHLVENTQELESPLQKKLKKFTKYIAFLALFFSLIFFFIYIYMVEKGDYSFAEQAIIVSLSLAIGFIPESLIPLITINLIIGVKKLAKDKAIVKDLQTIETLGNISIVCSDKTGTLTENKMVIKDVFVNQIPKELFWKKALLNTQAFSYFENEQEIFVGDPEEILILQASKKHHLDKKELLKSYQFIDQIPFSSDIKLSAILYKNEDNLHFFVKGAPEVILKYCKNINQTIYTKLQQYQNNGLRVFAIASKNITTHHNVLKEQLFDLDFDGFLAMEDPLRQEIPQVVSKLNKAQISTIMITGDSLFTASSIAKQANILADNQIAVSNQEWKNEEKWRTNIENYKVYARVLPADKLEIVDALQNKNHTVAMLGDGVNDAPSLKKANVGFAMGITGTQVSKQVANVVLADDNFSTLYKAIKQGRSVIYNIKQLLIYLLIANFTMLLTVFIGSLIFKEKIFGSLQILWINVVSETFGGIAMSLTSVDKTVMNKDFLDKNKSLVNFKMIFQISQWVLITTAMSLLVYYLNISNPQQASALSFFVSAISLASLSYALGVPTSLFFVNFRQIQYLHLGFLLSLLAIIFVVFVPYVNTIFNMDIYKNIDSWKFVYLLFSLLPFVLDQSYKIIKKAIKIKTFN; from the coding sequence GTGAAAATCAATTATGAAAATAAAGAAGATTTTTTAAAATCTCTTAATTATAAACAAGGTTTAACCACACAACAAGTAGAATTTTCTAAAGAAAAATATGGGACCAATAACTTAAAGCCAATTAAGGAAAAAGGAATTTGACAACTTATTTTTAATCAACTTAAGGAACCATTAAGTTTGATTTTAATTATAGTTATTATCATTTCTTTAATTTTAAACATTGTTTTTAATGACAAGTTCAAAACATTTGAAGAAAAATTAATTGCTTATTTAGAACCAGTAGTAATTTTTATTATTATTATAATTAATTTAATTTTTAGTCTGGTTCAAGAAAATAAGACTAAAAAAGCACTAAATGCAATTAAAAATCTAAACAATCCTAATGCCACAGTAATCAGAAATGCTAATAAAATAAATATTTCTACTTCTGAGGTAGTTGTTGGTGATATCTTGGTTATCAATTCAGGCGATGTAGTCTCTGCAGATGGTTTGGTAATTGATCAACATAATTTGAAAATGCAAGAATCAATGCTAACTGGTGAGTCAGAGGCAGTTTTTAAAGAAAACTTTAGCTCATTTGATGATAAAAAAGCTCAGGTTTATTCTGGAACCAATGTTCTTGCAGGTCAAGCCCATATTTTAGTAAATAAAGTTGGTGAGCAAACAGAGATGGGGAAAATTGCCCATTTAGTTGAAAATACTCAAGAATTAGAATCACCACTGCAAAAAAAATTAAAAAAGTTTACTAAATATATTGCCTTTTTAGCACTATTTTTTTCTTTGATTTTCTTCTTTATTTATATTTACATGGTGGAAAAAGGTGACTATAGTTTTGCTGAACAAGCCATTATTGTCTCCTTGAGTTTAGCCATAGGTTTTATCCCTGAATCTTTAATTCCTTTAATCACAATTAATTTGATAATTGGAGTAAAAAAACTAGCCAAGGATAAAGCAATTGTCAAAGATTTACAAACAATTGAAACTCTAGGTAATATTTCAATTGTCTGCAGTGACAAAACTGGTACACTAACTGAAAACAAAATGGTAATTAAAGATGTTTTTGTTAATCAAATTCCAAAAGAACTATTTTGAAAAAAAGCACTTTTAAACACTCAAGCTTTTTCTTATTTCGAAAATGAGCAAGAAATTTTTGTTGGTGATCCAGAGGAAATATTAATTTTACAAGCGAGCAAAAAACACCATCTAGATAAAAAAGAGCTATTAAAATCCTATCAATTTATTGATCAAATCCCTTTTAGCTCGGATATCAAATTAAGCGCTATTTTATATAAAAATGAAGACAATTTGCACTTTTTTGTCAAAGGAGCACCCGAAGTTATTTTAAAATATTGCAAAAATATTAATCAGACAATTTATACTAAATTGCAACAATACCAAAACAATGGCTTGCGAGTTTTTGCAATTGCAAGTAAAAATATTACAACTCATCATAATGTTTTAAAAGAGCAACTTTTTGATCTAGATTTTGATGGTTTTTTAGCAATGGAAGATCCACTAAGACAAGAAATACCCCAAGTTGTCAGCAAGCTCAACAAAGCTCAAATTAGTACAATTATGATCACAGGTGACTCACTTTTTACAGCAAGTAGTATCGCCAAACAAGCCAATATTTTAGCTGATAATCAAATAGCAGTTAGCAATCAAGAATGAAAAAATGAAGAAAAATGAAGAACTAATATTGAAAATTACAAGGTTTATGCACGAGTTTTGCCAGCGGATAAATTAGAAATAGTCGATGCTTTGCAAAACAAAAATCACACTGTTGCCATGTTAGGTGATGGGGTCAACGATGCCCCTTCACTTAAAAAAGCAAATGTTGGTTTTGCTATGGGTATTACAGGAACACAAGTGAGCAAACAAGTTGCCAACGTTGTCCTAGCTGATGATAATTTTTCTACCTTATACAAGGCAATTAAACAGGGTAGAAGTGTCATCTACAACATTAAGCAATTATTAATCTATTTATTAATAGCTAATTTTACAATGTTGTTAACGGTTTTTATAGGTAGTTTGATATTCAAAGAAAAAATTTTTGGTTCCCTGCAAATTCTTTGGATTAATGTTGTCTCTGAAACATTTGGCGGGATTGCAATGAGTTTAACAAGTGTAGACAAAACTGTTATGAATAAAGATTTTTTAGACAAAAATAAGTCATTAGTTAATTTTAAAATGATTTTTCAAATTAGTCAATGAGTTCTAATTACAACAGCGATGAGTTTGTTAGTCTATTATTTAAATATTTCTAATCCTCAACAAGCATCAGCGCTCAGCTTTTTTGTTAGTGCAATTTCCTTGGCAAGTTTGTCTTATGCTTTAGGTGTACCAACTAGTTTATTTTTTGTTAACTTTAGACAAATTCAATATTTGCATTTAGGCTTTCTTCTTAGTTTGTTAGCAATCATTTTTGTTGTTTTTGTTCCTTATGTCAACACTATTTTTAACATGGATATCTATAAAAATATTGATAGTTGAAAATTTGTCTATTTACTTTTTAGTTTATTACCTTTTGTGCTCGATCAAAGTTACAAAATTATTAAAAAAGCTATAAAAATAAAGACTTTTAACTAA
- a CDS encoding dihydrolipoyl dehydrogenase, which yields MNKFDIAVIGAGPGGYSLALILAKAGNKVVIFEESFFGGNCVNRGCIPTKTLMKSARIANTLARSKDFGIDSENYYDLQTMFKNVANNSAKLQNAIKGGLTTSNVTIIEASATVIDENTIEANGSQYSFDKLVIASGSRPNFFKIEGAEATNVYTSDDLLTKNPKFDELTIIGGGAISLEFAYFYASFGKKVTIIEAAPQLFANLDESISRAAKAVIAEKGITLYEATKVLRYEDGALILENHDGHIYHKTNNILLAVGRRANNEAFASLNLKFNEKNFIEVNEFFQTSIDHIYAIGDVTGKLMLSTVAYKHGDIVAKHIITGSSDEKFNARFIPWTIYATPEIASVGSSEQQLQAQGIDYEVAEIAASSLPRAHAENAFKLGFIKLIFNKKTFEILGATIFLDEASLLINQIALAIKSKLTILDLQKSAYTHPTLSESIYYITRQIVFSNLDK from the coding sequence ATGAATAAATTTGATATTGCAGTTATTGGAGCGGGTCCAGGAGGATACTCTTTAGCACTTATTTTAGCCAAAGCTGGTAATAAAGTAGTTATTTTTGAAGAATCATTTTTTGGTGGTAACTGTGTTAATCGAGGATGCATTCCAACCAAAACTTTAATGAAATCTGCTCGCATTGCAAACACTTTAGCACGTAGTAAAGACTTTGGAATTGACTCTGAAAATTACTATGATCTTCAAACAATGTTTAAAAATGTAGCAAATAATAGCGCAAAACTACAAAATGCAATCAAAGGCGGACTAACTACTTCTAATGTAACTATTATTGAAGCTAGTGCAACAGTGATTGATGAAAATACAATTGAAGCAAATGGTAGTCAATACAGCTTTGATAAATTAGTTATTGCAAGCGGTTCTAGACCTAACTTCTTTAAAATTGAAGGAGCTGAGGCAACAAATGTTTATACATCAGATGATTTGTTAACTAAAAATCCTAAATTTGATGAACTAACAATCATCGGTGGTGGTGCAATTTCACTTGAATTTGCATACTTTTATGCATCTTTTGGCAAAAAAGTAACCATTATTGAAGCAGCACCACAATTATTTGCAAATCTGGATGAATCAATTTCTAGAGCAGCAAAAGCTGTAATTGCTGAAAAAGGAATTACTTTATACGAGGCAACAAAGGTGCTAAGATATGAAGATGGTGCTCTAATTTTAGAAAATCATGATGGACATATTTATCACAAGACCAATAATATTTTACTAGCAGTTGGTCGTCGTGCAAACAACGAAGCTTTTGCTAGTCTAAATTTAAAATTTAATGAGAAAAACTTTATTGAAGTTAATGAATTTTTCCAAACCTCTATTGATCATATTTATGCAATTGGTGATGTTACAGGTAAACTGATGCTCTCAACAGTTGCTTATAAACATGGAGATATAGTTGCAAAACACATTATAACTGGTAGCTCAGATGAAAAATTCAATGCAAGATTTATTCCTTGAACAATTTATGCAACTCCAGAAATCGCATCTGTAGGAAGTAGTGAACAACAATTACAAGCGCAGGGAATTGATTATGAGGTAGCAGAAATTGCAGCTAGTTCACTGCCTAGAGCGCATGCAGAAAATGCTTTTAAACTTGGATTTATCAAACTTATTTTTAACAAAAAAACCTTTGAAATTCTTGGTGCAACAATATTTTTAGATGAAGCTTCATTATTAATTAATCAAATTGCATTAGCAATCAAATCCAAGTTAACAATTTTAGATCTTCAAAAAAGCGCTTACACACACCCAACTTTATCTGAGTCTATTTACTATATCACAAGACAAATAGTTTTTAGTAATTTAGATAAGTAA
- a CDS encoding type I phosphomannose isomerase catalytic subunit, giving the protein MKTFYFLKPYFQEKIWAGKNLQKHFQLAHLVGEAWLISAIENRQSKLENGIPLDEFFYKNKDFFNNYPASVYPTLHKIIDAADHLSIQVHPNDEYAKKIGSLGKDECWYLLENNLHPFYIGLQLPTISDDQLFSDKVLDYLNKVALKKDDFVYIKAGMIHALPKNSLVYELQQNSDITYRIFDYNRLDDENKPRSLHIEQAKDVIDKQLQPEVIQVQNGQLISNNFFNLKVVDIQDQFVLTSDPTKVYWYEVIIIEGQGDLEGVAFQKYDALIISAKVQKSYIFKGKTKILINKITK; this is encoded by the coding sequence ATGAAAACTTTTTACTTTTTAAAACCATATTTTCAGGAAAAAATATGGGCTGGTAAGAATTTGCAAAAACACTTTCAATTAGCTCATTTAGTTGGTGAAGCTTGGCTAATAAGTGCGATTGAAAATCGCCAATCTAAATTAGAAAATGGTATCCCTTTAGATGAATTTTTCTATAAAAATAAAGACTTTTTTAATAATTATCCAGCTAGTGTTTATCCAACTTTGCACAAAATTATCGACGCTGCTGATCACTTGAGTATTCAGGTTCATCCAAATGATGAGTATGCAAAAAAAATTGGCTCACTTGGCAAAGATGAGTGCTGATATTTGTTAGAAAATAATCTACACCCTTTTTATATTGGTCTGCAATTGCCAACTATTAGCGATGATCAATTATTTAGTGATAAAGTTTTAGATTATTTAAACAAAGTTGCTTTAAAAAAGGATGACTTTGTCTATATTAAAGCTGGAATGATTCATGCTTTACCAAAAAATTCATTAGTTTATGAATTACAACAAAATAGTGATATTACCTACCGTATTTTCGATTATAATCGTCTTGATGATGAAAATAAACCTCGAAGTTTGCACATTGAGCAAGCAAAAGATGTAATTGATAAGCAATTACAACCTGAAGTCATTCAAGTTCAAAATGGCCAACTTATAAGCAATAATTTTTTTAACCTCAAAGTTGTTGATATTCAAGATCAATTTGTTTTGACAAGTGATCCTACAAAAGTTTATTGATATGAAGTAATCATAATTGAAGGTCAAGGCGATTTAGAAGGAGTAGCCTTTCAAAAATATGATGCACTCATTATTTCTGCTAAAGTTCAAAAAAGCTATATTTTTAAAGGAAAAACGAAGATTTTAATTAACAAAATCACTAAATAA